From the Cyanobium sp. M30B3 genome, the window GACGCCAGGGTGCGGTCCAGCTCTGCGGCGTGGGCCAGCAGCTGGCCGGTGGCATCCCACTGGCCGCTCACCAGCATCTGGTGGGGGCCCGGATCGAGGTGCACCCGCCAGCGGTTGGCGCCCACGAACTCGCTCTCCAGCTCCACCTCCAGGGCCTCCAGATCCAGCAGCAGCTCGGCGCCGGGGTCGGCGGCGATCGCCTCCTGCAGGGCCCGCACCGTGTCGGGCTCGGCGCTGAGGCAGGGGATGCCCAGGGCCAGGCAGTTGCCGAAGAAGATCTCGGCGAAGCTCTCGCCGATCAGGGCGCGGATCCCCCAGCGCATCAGCGCCTGGGGGGCGTGCTCGCGGCTGGAGCCGCAGCCGAAGTTGCTGTTCACCACCAGCACCGAGGCCTCCTGGTGCTCGTCGCGATCAAAGGGGTGGGGGCCAGCCGGGTCGTTGGCCAGCTCGGTGCGATCGTCGGCGAAGGCGCCGCGGGCCAGGTCGTCGAAGGTGACGCACTTGAGAAAGCGGGCCGGGATGATCCGGTCGGTGTCGATGTCAGCCCCCACCACGGCCACGCCGCGGCCGCGGTGATTGCGGATCGGACCGGCAGGGAAGGGGGCGGAACTGGACATGGCGGGGAAAGGGGCAGGGACGATCCGGAACGGTGCTGGGCGCAGAACGGACGAAGAGAGGGGAGGAAGGCAGGCAGCGCGCTCAGGCCTGCAGCAGCTCGCGCACGTCGGTGACGCGGCCGGTGACGGCAGCGGCGGCCACCATGGCCGGGCTCATCAGCAGGGTGCGGCCACTGGCGGAACCCTGGCGGCCCTTGAAGTTGCGGTTGGAGGAGCTGGCGCTGATCTGGCGCCCCTCGAGCCGGTCGGGGTTCATCGCCAGACACATCGAGCAGCCCGGCTCGCGCCACTCGAAACCCGCCGCCACGAACACCTGGTCGAGCCCCTCGGCCTCGGCCGCCGCGGCCACCTGCTCACTGCCGGGCACCACAAAGGCCTTGATCCCGGCCGCCACCTGGCGCCCCTGGGCCACGGCGGCCGCGGCCTGCAGATCGCTGAGGCGCCCGTTGGTGCAGCTGCCGATGAAACACACATCCACCGGTGTGCCGGCGATCGGCGTGCCCGGCTGCAGGTCCATGTAGCGGTAGGCCTCCTCCGCCAGGGGGCGCTCCTCAGGCGGGGTCTGCTCCAGGGTGGGCACGGCCTCATCGACGCCGATGCCCTGGCCCGGGGTGATCCCCCAGGTGATCGTGGGTGCAATGGCGGCGGCATCGAAGCGCACCTCGTCGTCGAACACGGCATCGGCGCCGCTGGCCAGGCTGCCCCACCAGGCCACCGCCCGCTGCCAGGCCTCGCCGCTGGGGGCGCAGGGGCGACCCTGCAGGTAGTCGAACGTGACCTGATCCGGGTTCACGTAGCCGCAGCGGGCCCCGCCCTCGATCGCCATGTTGCAGAGGGTCATGCGCTCCTCCATCGACAGGGCCGCGATCGCCGGGCCGGCGAACTCGTAGGCGTAGCCCACGCCGCCCTTCACCCCCAGGGTGCGGATCACGTGCAGCACCAGGTCCTTGGCGAACACGCCCGGCTGCAGCTGGCCGTCCACCCAGATGCGGCGCACCTTGAGCTTGTTCATCGCCAGGCTCTGGCTGGCCAGCACATCGCGCACCTGGCTGGTGCCGATGCCGAAGGCGATGGCACCGAAGGCGCCGTGGGTGGAGGTGTGGGAGTCGCCGCAGGCGACGGTCATGCCCGGCTGGCTGAGGCCCAGCTCCGGGGCGATCACATGCACGATCCCCTGGCGGCCGCTGCCGATGCCGTGCAGGGTGATGCCGTGCTCGGCGCAGTTGGCCTCCAGGGTGGCCAGCATCTCCTCGGCCAGGGGATCGGCGAAGGGCCGGGCCTGGCTGGTGGTGGGCACGATGTGGTCCACCGTGGCGACGGTGCGCTCGGGGTGGCGCACCGAGAGGCCCAGATCCTTCAGCGCCGCGAACGCCTGGGGGCTCGTGACCTCATGGATCAGGTGCAGGCCGATGAACAGCTGGGTGGAGCCGCCCGGCAGCTCCGCCACCCGGTGCAGATCCCAGACCTTGTCGTACAGCGTTGCCGCGCTCACCCTTGCCCCACCAGAGCTGACCGGCCACCCTAAGCGGCGGGCATCGAACAGTCGGCGACGATGCGATCCCGGACCTCGGCGCTGCAGGCGATGCCGGCGCTGAAGGTGACGCCGATGGTGTGCTGGTTGTACCAGATCGGAGCGGCCTGCAACCGCTGGCGCAGGGTCTCGAGGCGGGCAGCGAGCTGGTGGCCTGCTGCAGGATCTCCACCACCCGGGCCCTCAGCTGCCAGGCCGCCAGGAGCGCCAGCCCCGCTGCACCACCCAGAGCCGGGCCAGCAGCATCGCCGTCCAGGCCAGGGGCATCGCGGCGGTGATCGGCCAGGTTGCAGGCTGGAGCCCATCGGCTGCGCACCAGAGCACCACCAGCAGCAGGCTGCCCAGCACGGCGATCTCCTCGTAGGGCTCCCCCTGGAAGGTGCGGGGCTCCCGACCGGTGACGATGTCCATCAGACAGCCACCACCGGTGCAGCTCACCGCTGCGGAGAAGGGCAGCCAGTACCAGGGCAGATCCGCCAGCAGCGCCACGCGGGCACCGATCACGGCAAAGCTGGCCAGACCGATGCTGTCGGCGAGCACCAGCAGGCGGGCCGGCCAGCCGGCCTGCAGGTCGCGGCTGACCAGCCACGGCGAACCCAACGATCCGAACACCAACACCGAGAGCACCAGAGCCAGGTAGGTGGGGTCGCGGAACAGCAGCAGCGGGAAGCGCTCCCCGCCGATCAGCAGATCACGGATCACGCCGCCCCCCACCGTGGGCAGCAGGGTGAGCACGAAGCTGCCCCAGAGGTCGTAGCGGCGCCGCAGGGCGGTGAGAAATCCGTAGATCGCGAAGGCGGCGCTACCGATCAGATCCCAGTGGCGAAAGCGACCGGAGCTGGCCAACTGCTGGAGATGCTCTCGACCAGCTGGCCCCAGCACCTCCGGCCGCCAGGCCTGCACCAGCACCAGCAGCACCCCGAGGGCCAGGGCCGCCAAGGGAAGGAGGCGGCGGCCCTGGCCCGTTCGCCGCCGCGGAGCAGAAGGGGGCAGAGCAGAAGCAGGGGGGGGAGGTGATGGCATCGGCACACCAGGCACGCGGGAGGCGGAAACGGGCGAGGGGGCTCAGGCCGCCAGCAACCGGCGGCGCATCCGATCCAGCGCCTCGCCGGCCGTGAGCAGCTGGATCCAGCTGCGGCCGCGGCTGGATCCGAAGCGCACCCCCTCGCTGCTGCAGCCATCGGGGCCGGCCACGGCGATGTGCACCAGCCCCACGGGTTTCTCGGCGCTGCCCCCTCCCGGCCCGGCGATGCCGGTCACGGCCAGGGCCCAGTCGGCCCCGGTGGCCCGCCGCGCGCCCTCCGCCATGGCCTGGGCCACCGGATCACTCACGGCGCCATGGGCCGCCAGCAGCTCGGCTGGCACCCCCAGCAGCCCCTGCTTCACGGCATTGGCATAGGCAATCACCCCGCCCAGAAACACCTCGGAGGCCCCGGGCACCGCCGCCAGCGCCGCGCCCAGGCCGCCGCCGGTGCAGCTCTCGGCCACCGCCAGGGTCTGCCCCCTGCGGCGCAGCTGCTCCAGCACCACTGAGGCCAGGGAGTCGTCATCGGCACCGAAGCAGGCCGCGCCGGCGCGGGTGCGGATCTCCGCCTCCACAGGCCCCAGCAGGGCCTCGGCCTCGCCCTGGCTGGCGGCGCGGGCGGTGAGCCGCAGCTTCACCTCGCCACTGCCGGCATAGGGGGCCACGGTGGGGTTGGGACGCTCCAGCAGGTCGGCCACCTGTTCGGCCAGGCTCGATTCGGCCACACCCCAGAACCGCAGCATGCGGCTGGCGAACACGCCCTGCACCAGAGCGCAGCGCTGCAACCAGGGGGCGGCTGTGGCGGTCCACATCGCCCGCATCTCGCTCGGCACCCCGGGGAAGGTGATCA encodes:
- a CDS encoding 3-isopropylmalate dehydratase small subunit — its product is MSSSAPFPAGPIRNHRGRGVAVVGADIDTDRIIPARFLKCVTFDDLARGAFADDRTELANDPAGPHPFDRDEHQEASVLVVNSNFGCGSSREHAPQALMRWGIRALIGESFAEIFFGNCLALGIPCLSAEPDTVRALQEAIAADPGAELLLDLEALEVELESEFVGANRWRVHLDPGPHQMLVSGQWDATGQLLAHAAELDRTLASLPYLRGF
- the leuC gene encoding 3-isopropylmalate dehydratase large subunit: MSAATLYDKVWDLHRVAELPGGSTQLFIGLHLIHEVTSPQAFAALKDLGLSVRHPERTVATVDHIVPTTSQARPFADPLAEEMLATLEANCAEHGITLHGIGSGRQGIVHVIAPELGLSQPGMTVACGDSHTSTHGAFGAIAFGIGTSQVRDVLASQSLAMNKLKVRRIWVDGQLQPGVFAKDLVLHVIRTLGVKGGVGYAYEFAGPAIAALSMEERMTLCNMAIEGGARCGYVNPDQVTFDYLQGRPCAPSGEAWQRAVAWWGSLASGADAVFDDEVRFDAAAIAPTITWGITPGQGIGVDEAVPTLEQTPPEERPLAEEAYRYMDLQPGTPIAGTPVDVCFIGSCTNGRLSDLQAAAAVAQGRQVAAGIKAFVVPGSEQVAAAAEAEGLDQVFVAAGFEWREPGCSMCLAMNPDRLEGRQISASSSNRNFKGRQGSASGRTLLMSPAMVAAAAVTGRVTDVRELLQA
- a CDS encoding TRIC cation channel family protein, which translates into the protein MAALALGVLLVLVQAWRPEVLGPAGREHLQQLASSGRFRHWDLIGSAAFAIYGFLTALRRRYDLWGSFVLTLLPTVGGGVIRDLLIGGERFPLLLFRDPTYLALVLSVLVFGSLGSPWLVSRDLQAGWPARLLVLADSIGLASFAVIGARVALLADLPWYWLPFSAAVSCTGGGCLMDIVTGREPRTFQGEPYEEIAVLGSLLLVVLWCAADGLQPATWPITAAMPLAWTAMLLARLWVVQRGWRSWRPGS
- a CDS encoding competence/damage-inducible protein A; translated protein: MSAEILCIGSELLLGNITNGNARWIAEQLAALGIAHHRQQVVGDNRDRVIAAVREAAGRCRLLITTGGLGPTPDDLTTEAIAAAFNTPLAERPEVWADIQAKLAARGRPVTPSLRRQALLPVGSELLPNTTGSAPGMIWSPDPAGLPFPIQQGFTVITFPGVPSEMRAMWTATAAPWLQRCALVQGVFASRMLRFWGVAESSLAEQVADLLERPNPTVAPYAGSGEVKLRLTARAASQGEAEALLGPVEAEIRTRAGAACFGADDDSLASVVLEQLRRRGQTLAVAESCTGGGLGAALAAVPGASEVFLGGVIAYANAVKQGLLGVPAELLAAHGAVSDPVAQAMAEGARRATGADWALAVTGIAGPGGGSAEKPVGLVHIAVAGPDGCSSEGVRFGSSRGRSWIQLLTAGEALDRMRRRLLAA